From the genome of Pseudomonas sp. gcc21, one region includes:
- a CDS encoding GNAT family N-acetyltransferase, with translation MQIRQLNHINEVPSASWDALVPSGYPFLRHAFLAAMESSGSVTAEQGWIASHLVVENADGSLQGLLPLYQKLHSYGEYVFDFQWADAWERAGRRYYPKYLAAIPFSPVQGPRLMARCEQSRSAILTHLDSMLDRNEISSLHLLFNQGEENTALASAGWLQRLGCQFHWYNRDYCHFEDFLAACSSRKRKNFRKERQAVAAQGIEFEWLVAEHITEADWDRFYPFYAATYLKRGQHPYLTRDFFSLLTEGMADAMRLVFARLDGRDVAGALFLAGDDTLYGRYWGCLDEFDRLHFETCFYQGMDRCIAEGFSRFDAGAQGEHKLIRGFEPVLTQSWHKLQPGLHEAVEDFLRRERAGMLEYQSDARSYLPFRQAE, from the coding sequence ATGCAAATACGTCAACTCAACCACATCAACGAAGTCCCGTCTGCTTCGTGGGATGCATTGGTCCCCTCCGGTTATCCCTTCCTGCGGCACGCCTTTCTCGCAGCAATGGAGAGCAGCGGTTCCGTCACGGCTGAACAAGGCTGGATCGCTTCGCACTTGGTAGTGGAGAACGCCGACGGCAGTCTGCAGGGGCTGTTGCCGTTGTATCAGAAGCTGCACTCCTACGGAGAATACGTCTTCGACTTCCAATGGGCTGATGCCTGGGAGCGGGCAGGGCGGCGATACTACCCGAAGTATCTGGCAGCTATCCCGTTTTCGCCTGTTCAGGGCCCGCGCCTGATGGCTCGGTGCGAGCAGAGCCGCTCCGCTATTCTCACTCATCTCGACTCGATGCTCGACCGCAACGAAATATCCAGCCTGCATCTGCTTTTCAATCAGGGCGAAGAAAACACGGCGCTGGCGTCCGCTGGCTGGCTACAGCGCTTAGGGTGTCAGTTTCATTGGTATAACCGCGACTACTGTCATTTCGAGGACTTTCTGGCTGCCTGCAGTTCACGCAAGCGCAAAAACTTTCGCAAGGAACGTCAGGCCGTGGCGGCTCAGGGAATCGAGTTCGAATGGTTGGTTGCGGAGCATATAACCGAGGCGGACTGGGACCGCTTCTATCCGTTCTACGCAGCCACCTACCTGAAGCGTGGTCAGCATCCCTATTTGACCCGGGATTTTTTCAGTCTGTTGACGGAGGGAATGGCCGATGCGATGCGACTGGTCTTCGCGCGACTGGATGGCCGGGATGTGGCCGGTGCGCTGTTCCTGGCCGGGGATGACACATTATACGGCCGTTACTGGGGCTGCCTGGACGAATTCGACCGATTGCACTTCGAGACGTGTTTTTACCAGGGGATGGATCGGTGCATTGCCGAAGGCTTTTCCCGGTTCGATGCCGGAGCACAAGGCGAACATAAACTGATTCGCGGTTTTGAACCCGTGCTAACGCAGTCCTGGCATAAATTGCAGCCGGGGTTACATGAAGCGGTGGAAGACTTTCTGCGCCGGGAACGGGCGGGCATGCTTGAATATCAGAGCGATGCCCGCAGCTATTTGCCGTTCCGGCAAGCGGAATAA
- a CDS encoding peptidylprolyl isomerase, with protein MLKRLFGACALMLIASSAVAENPHVLVTTSLGEIELELNAEEAPISVENFLRYADAGHYDGTIFHRVIPGFMVQGGGFTPDMRQRPVGKPIKNEADNGLRNDRYTVAMARTQVVDSATSQFFINLTNNDFLNHGGRDFGYAVFGKVVDGEHVVETIAKVPTGNQGGHQNVPTNPVTIVSVERIDQPAE; from the coding sequence ATGTTGAAACGCCTGTTCGGCGCGTGCGCGCTGATGTTGATTGCCAGCTCGGCCGTCGCCGAAAATCCCCATGTGCTGGTAACCACCAGTCTCGGTGAGATCGAATTGGAACTGAATGCAGAAGAGGCACCTATCAGCGTGGAAAACTTCCTGCGCTACGCGGATGCGGGTCATTATGACGGCACGATCTTTCACCGCGTCATTCCCGGCTTCATGGTGCAGGGCGGCGGTTTTACACCTGATATGCGCCAGCGTCCGGTCGGCAAGCCGATCAAGAACGAAGCCGACAACGGCCTGCGCAACGACCGCTACACCGTCGCCATGGCCCGGACCCAGGTGGTGGACAGCGCCACCAGCCAGTTCTTCATTAATCTGACCAACAATGATTTCCTCAACCACGGCGGGCGCGATTTCGGTTATGCCGTATTCGGCAAGGTGGTTGATGGAGAGCACGTTGTCGAGACCATCGCCAAGGTCCCGACCGGCAACCAGGGCGGCCATCAGAACGTGCCGACCAACCCGGTTACCATCGTCAGCGTTGAGCGCATCGACCAGCCCGCCGAGTAA
- a CDS encoding LysR family transcriptional regulator yields the protein MKAPRVTLEQWRTLQAVVDHGGYAQAAEALHRSQSSVSYTVSRMQEQLGVPLLTIEGRKAVLTEAGTALLRRSRSLIAQASQLEMLAWNMDQGWEAEVQLVVDAAYPTDRLARALQAFMPLSQGCRVQVREEVLSGVEEYLISGTADLAISGLSIPGYLPQQLNAAEFVAVAHPQHPLHQLQRQLNHQDLEQHLQVVIRDSGRRQPRDAGWLGAEQRWTVASLSTAAKLVSSGLGFAWLPLHEITMQLETGLLKALPLQQGAHRSSWLYLYSNKDKPLGPAAKILADLIIEHSTAP from the coding sequence ATGAAAGCACCCCGCGTCACGTTGGAGCAATGGCGAACCCTCCAGGCAGTGGTTGACCACGGCGGATACGCACAGGCGGCAGAGGCACTGCACCGGTCGCAGTCATCGGTCAGTTACACCGTATCCCGAATGCAGGAACAACTGGGTGTGCCTTTGCTTACGATCGAAGGCCGCAAAGCCGTGCTCACAGAGGCCGGCACGGCATTGCTGCGGCGGTCGCGCAGCCTGATTGCTCAGGCCAGCCAACTCGAAATGCTTGCCTGGAATATGGACCAGGGCTGGGAAGCCGAGGTTCAGTTGGTCGTGGATGCGGCCTACCCCACAGACCGCCTGGCCCGCGCACTCCAGGCGTTCATGCCGCTTAGCCAGGGTTGCCGTGTGCAGGTCCGGGAGGAAGTACTCTCCGGCGTGGAGGAATATCTGATCAGTGGAACGGCCGATCTTGCCATTTCCGGGCTGAGCATTCCGGGCTACCTCCCACAACAACTCAACGCAGCCGAGTTCGTCGCGGTGGCACATCCACAACACCCGCTTCATCAGTTGCAGCGCCAGCTCAATCACCAGGATCTGGAACAACACCTGCAGGTAGTCATCCGCGATTCAGGCAGGCGCCAGCCGCGTGACGCAGGCTGGCTTGGCGCTGAGCAGCGCTGGACTGTCGCGAGCCTCAGTACAGCGGCCAAACTGGTCAGCAGTGGGCTGGGGTTCGCCTGGTTGCCGCTGCATGAAATCACCATGCAACTGGAAACAGGACTGCTAAAGGCACTGCCCCTGCAGCAAGGCGCTCACCGATCCAGCTGGCTGTATCTCTACTCGAACAAGGATAAGCCCCTCGGCCCCGCCGCAAAGATACTTGCCGACCTGATTATCGAGCACTCAACAGCGCCCTAA
- a CDS encoding 3-phosphoglycerate kinase: MRKSSAGLLTGLLFPLAAWAFPVDVEIQSKGVSVIASSSYLSNIATVTLANEGAERALCRATFVNGPERPPESRIRLDPGEHTVVTQVFSRHINRVRVAISCEPDVPAGT, from the coding sequence ATGCGCAAATCTTCCGCAGGTCTGTTGACTGGGTTGCTGTTTCCACTGGCTGCCTGGGCGTTTCCGGTGGACGTCGAAATCCAGTCGAAAGGCGTATCGGTCATCGCCAGTAGCTCCTATCTGAGCAACATCGCGACGGTTACGCTGGCAAACGAGGGCGCCGAACGGGCATTGTGTCGCGCCACCTTCGTGAACGGTCCGGAGCGCCCGCCGGAAAGCCGTATTCGTCTGGATCCTGGCGAGCACACCGTGGTGACGCAAGTCTTCAGCCGGCATATCAATCGCGTACGTGTGGCCATCAGCTGTGAGCCGGACGTACCTGCCGGAACGTGA